The Lolium rigidum isolate FL_2022 chromosome 1, APGP_CSIRO_Lrig_0.1, whole genome shotgun sequence region TAGCTCaagagtgtctagatatatctaaatttagacaaattttcgacatccttttatggacggagggagtatgagaaATAAGAGAGTAGTGCTGATGGTTACTACTTAGCATCTCTGTACAACTTAAATTGCAGGGATGCTAAGCTTCTTGGTATGGGAACTGCTGTAGTGAAATTAACTATCCGTGCTAGTTATAGAAATTTTTCAGTACATATAGAAAGGAAGATCTGAAACTAGCTTCGGTTTTGCTTAATAATCTCTGCCAAGCAGTAAATTAATTTATGTCGTTGATTAAAAAGGAATGCTTAGGTGACACCATGGATATCATACCATCTGGAAGTGACTATGCGTGTGAAGATTCATCAGTATCTGAATATATTTCTTCTAATGAACTTCAGCACAGGTACAACAGTAGTGCTGTTGCGGGTTTATATGTTGCATGACATGATAGCATAATATATAATGCATGAGCCTGGCGATTTTTCCAGCTTTGAGGAGCCAGCTTCAGACCACAGGACAGAGGCGCCAGCAATATGCTACCATGAGGAACCAGACCAGCCTGTTTTTCAACCTCCCCTTGCTACCAACATTGAAAATATCAACTCTGGTTTCCTTCATAGTTCCACTGAAATGCTGACAAATTTCTCAACTGAGAATGAAAAAGGTAAGTAATTCATGTTGGATGATGTTATTCTTAATCACATTTTATtatattttgtttttcttctgTTATGCATGAAAATGTTATATATGTACAAATCAGATACAGAGGATCCATATCATGGAGGACCCGGATTATGCTACCTTGAGGAACCAGACCAGCCTGCTTCTGAACCTCTCCTTGCTACCAACATTGACAATGTCAACTCTGGTTTCCCTCCTAGTTTCACTGAAATGCTGGCAAATTTATCAACTCAAAATAAAAAAGGTAAGCTAATTCCTAATGGATCATGTTATACTTAATCACATTATACTTTATTTTGAATTTTCGTTTGTTATGCATGTAAATATTTCATATGTACAAATCAGATATGGAGGATCCACATCGACTGACTGGAGCAGACCATACTGAAGAGGTAACGCATCGTTAAATACTGCAATTTTTCAGAGCTTAAGAAGTCTTCTTTATATTAGTAAATTTTGCAGGTGTACACTCAAGATACTTGTCATGAAGGTACAAATAATTTCAGCTCCATTTACTGTTCAAGCATCTTGATGCTTCGTCTTTCTGACCTATCTGCAGTATTTCCTTCAGTTACAGTTGCCAGAAATAAAAACACAGCCAATAAAGAAATCGATACGGAAAACACTCCTGATAAGGAaattgatactagtgaatcaacaAATGATCTTATGGCAAGGATAAAGGTATTTTTCGCATCAACAATCTTCTAGTGGGTCCATCAACTTTTGTCTCTGAATTCTGCGCGCAGTTTGCatgttttgatatattatattttAATTTTGCAGACATATCTAGCCGACGACTCATTCCATGGTACGTTTTCCGGTCCTCTTCTAGTGGGAGTAAGATAAAAATAAGTAACACAATTTTCTCGGCATCTGCCTTGCCAAATAACACGTGCCGACTTGGAAAACCATGCGATGTACTACTATTTGTATTACAGGTACATAGAATCCTCGTTTCACCATTCAGTCTCGTACTGATTTTGTGCATTCTCTTTCCCTAGATATGTTGTTCAAGCTCGAGAGAGTCATTGACGAACTGGGTATGGACTTGTCACTCTAGATAGCAAAACCGCGTATGCCACATGAAGGCTATTTAACTTTCCTGCTCTGATGAAATACACAATGAAGTTGTACTTCAGTTGGTGGTTCCTTATAGTTGCTGCTTCTGCTCCTACCAAAGTACCAGTAGTCATTGGTGTGGAACATCACGGGATTAGTGAGAAAAATACACACCTCTTATGTACATCCACGGTACATGTTCACGTGATTTGTCATGTAATGCCAAGTTGTATGCTGTTTACGGTTTAGTAGATCTCCACGGGCTTTCCGATCGCCTCTAGCAATGAGGTTTTATTTATCCCTGTGCATAGCCACCTCACTAGCCATCTAATGTAACACGTGGACGATTCTCTAACAATTATGCAGTATTTATCATTCATGCCAACATCTTTGAAGTCATCTCGTGTACAATGTTTGTTGTAATTGGGCACCAAAGAAACATCCTGACAACCAATCTTAACCTTGATGACAGAAATATTTGTGTGGAGTTTTTTTCGAATCTAAAGGTTTACCAACAATACTTGCAACATAAAAAAGCAGTTGACCTGCTCCTAAACTTCATGGGAATGCCTTTAATTCTGAACCATGCTTTTTCAAATCCACCCAATTGGCTCTATGTCACCTGTCCACGTCTATACATTGATGACAACATGTGGGACAGTCTTCACAAAAAACTTCCTCCTCAATACTCTTTTAGCATTAGGACACCTTGTCATGAACTTATTCCGAGACACCATTTTAGCAAAAGGCCTCCACTTGGTGTTCACAGGATCAGCCCAGATCATGTCCTCTTTCCTCCGATCAGCGTCGCTCCTCTGCATGACGCCTCTCTTCATCCCTCCAATTCTCTTCATGCCTCCTCTCATCATCCCCAAGACATTCTTCCTCCCAATGTCTCTCCTCAC contains the following coding sequences:
- the LOC124648391 gene encoding protein POOR HOMOLOGOUS SYNAPSIS 1-like; the encoded protein is MVGGGAGDDSRALLALRSEAAVDRRRGQEWKVEFARYFTAPPRGPSTPPPPPPGVRYAFHANHRHPGAWLPAATPASLCVSRPSQASSVPVLTVSIGDVVFEEHFVSILNFSWPQITCMPEFPVTGSRVVFVSFCDKYKQVQKFALRFPLFSDAESFLNYVKECLGDTMDIIPSGSDYACEDSSVSEYISSNELQHSFEEPASDHRTEAPAICYHEEPDQPVFQPPLATNIENINSGFLHSSTEMLTNFSTENEKDTEDPYHGGPGLCYLEEPDQPASEPLLATNIDNVNSGFPPSFTEMLANLSTQNKKDMEDPHRLTGADHTEEVYTQDTCHEGTNNFSSIYCSSILMLRLSDLSAVFPSVTVARNKNTANKEIDTENTPDKEIDTSESTNDLMARIKTYLADDSFHGTFSGPLLVGVR